From Primulina tabacum isolate GXHZ01 chromosome 2, ASM2559414v2, whole genome shotgun sequence, one genomic window encodes:
- the LOC142537417 gene encoding protein FAR1-RELATED SEQUENCE 5-like, which translates to MVYGEVGCLMRYFQQQLSKNPSFYHANQMDVEEQITNVFWADARMLIDYEYFGDVVSLDTTYCTNRAYRPLAIFSGFNHHKGAVIFGAALLYDETASSFKWLFETFLEAHKQKKLLTIFTDQDQAMAKALQEVMPEVFHGLCTWHLMQNGIKHLGNLMKDGSHFLINFKRCMYGIDDETRFEEAWSVLLVQYNIQENTWLQFTYNIKEKWAACYMNKAFTLGMRSTQLSESVNSDIKSCMKPDLDIMQFFKHFEQVLEEKRYNELRCEFETRQKLPRLKLESSPMLRQLSEIYTLTIFHLFQVEFVLFAAVYIKYKNETQPLFEYVVGRIDKEGEWRVLGFILSDKC; encoded by the coding sequence ATGGTATATGGGGAAGTTGGTTGTCTGATGCGATATTTTCAACAACAATTATCTAAAAATCCATCATTTTACCATGctaatcagatggatgtggAGGAACAGATAACAAATGTTTTTTGGGCTGATGCGAGAATGCTAATCGACTATGAGTATTTTGGTGATGTTGTGTCACTAGATACCACGTATTGTACGAACCGTGCATACCGACCACTTGCTATCTTCTCAGGTTTCAATCATCATAAAGGAGCAGTGATTTTTGGTGCAGCACTTTTGTATGATGAGACCGCATCATCATTTAAATGGTTGTTCGAAACTTTTTTAGAGGCACACAAGCAAAAAAAGCTTCTCACTATCTTCACTGATCAGGATCAAGCTATGGCAAAGGCCTTACAGGAGGTGATGCCTGAGGTATTTCATGGATTGTGCACATGgcatttgatgcaaaatggCATCAAACACTTGGGAAACTTGATGAAAGATGGTTCtcatttcttaattaattttaagagatgcaTGTATGGCATTGACGATGAGACCCGATTCGAGGAGGCTTGGAGTGTTCTACTAGTACAATATAATATTCAAGAAAACACATGGCTGCAATTCACTTACAATATAAAGGAGAAATGGGCAGCTTGTTACATGAACAAGGCTTTCACACTTGGTATGAGAAGCACACAACTCAGTGAAAGtgtcaattctgatatcaagaGTTGTATGAAACCCGACTTAGATATAATGCAATTTTTTAAGCACTTCGAACAGGTCTTGGAGGAAAAGCGGTACAATGAGCTAAGATGTGAATTTGAGACACGTCAAAAATTACCGAGATTAAAGCTAGAGAGTTCTCCTATGTTGCGTCAACTTTCTGAAATTTATACCCTCACTATCTTTCATCTATTTCAAGTAGAGTTTGTTTTGTTCGCAGCTGtttacataaaatataaaaatgaaacTCAACCATTATTTGAATATGTTGTCGGGCGAATTGATAAAGAAGGAGAATGGAGGGTGTTAGGATTTATTTTGTCCGACAAAtgctaa